Proteins found in one Choloepus didactylus isolate mChoDid1 chromosome 3, mChoDid1.pri, whole genome shotgun sequence genomic segment:
- the ANKRD37 gene encoding ankyrin repeat domain-containing protein 37 isoform X2, with translation MLLFDCNPEVDNLKHLLENGASVNAPPDPCEQSPVHLAAAGGLACFLLWQLQTGADLNQQDVFGEAPLHKAAKVGSLECLSLLIASDAQIDLCNKNGQTAEDLAWLCGFPECAKFLITIKSMQTIKSSEQSNRDHSVPMLRQKRSFGSAESINGKRKC, from the exons ATGCTGTTGTTTGATTGCAACCCAGAG GTGGATAATCTGAAGCACCTGCTGGAGAACGGGGCCTCGGTCAACGCACCCCCAGATCCCTGCGAGCAGTCGCCTGTGCACTTGGCCGCTGCTGGCGGCCttgcttgttttcttctctggCAACTGCAAACGGGCGCTGACCTCAACCAGCAG GATGTTTTTGGAGAAGCTCCACTACACAAGGCAGCGAAAGTTGGAAGCTTGGAGTGCCTGAGCTTGCTTATAGCCAGTGATGCCCAAATTGA TTTATGTAATAAGAATGGGCAAACAGCTGAAGATCTTGCTTGGTTATGTGGATTTCCAGAATGTGCCAAGTTTCTTATAACAATTAAATCTATGCAGACAATAAAATCAAGTGAACAATCCAACAGAGATCATAGTGTTCCAATGCTCAGACAGAAACGAAGTTTTGGAAGTGCAGAAAGTATAAATGGGAAAAGGAAGTGTTG a
- the ANKRD37 gene encoding ankyrin repeat domain-containing protein 37 isoform X1, with protein MLLFDCNPEVDNLKHLLENGASVNAPPDPCEQSPVHLAAAGGLACFLLWQLQTGADLNQQDVFGEAPLHKAAKVGSLECLSLLIASDAQIDLCNKNGQTAEDLAWLCGFPECAKFLITIKSMQTIKSSEQSNRDHSVPMLRQKRSFGSAESINGKRKCW; from the exons ATGCTGTTGTTTGATTGCAACCCAGAG GTGGATAATCTGAAGCACCTGCTGGAGAACGGGGCCTCGGTCAACGCACCCCCAGATCCCTGCGAGCAGTCGCCTGTGCACTTGGCCGCTGCTGGCGGCCttgcttgttttcttctctggCAACTGCAAACGGGCGCTGACCTCAACCAGCAG GATGTTTTTGGAGAAGCTCCACTACACAAGGCAGCGAAAGTTGGAAGCTTGGAGTGCCTGAGCTTGCTTATAGCCAGTGATGCCCAAATTGA TTTATGTAATAAGAATGGGCAAACAGCTGAAGATCTTGCTTGGTTATGTGGATTTCCAGAATGTGCCAAGTTTCTTATAACAATTAAATCTATGCAGACAATAAAATCAAGTGAACAATCCAACAGAGATCATAGTGTTCCAATGCTCAGACAGAAACGAAGTTTTGGAAGTGCAGAAAGTATAAATGGGAAAAGGAAGTGTTGGTAA
- the UFSP2 gene encoding ufm1-specific protease 2 isoform X1, which translates to MDILFRIRGDLDLAFQLAAANEMFIKKALKHVLSDLSTKISSNALVFRISRSPVYIWPNSDINTIPRELNESTACKNILRFIQFGQEEDTKRKLMRKKDRKLPDMHQIVNIDLMLEMSTPLAAVTPIIERESGGHHYVNMTLPVDAVLSVAPEETWGKVRKFLVDAIHNQLTDMEKCILKYMKGTSIVVPEPLHFLLPGKKSLITISYPSGIPDDQLQPYRKELHDLFNLPHDRPYFKRSNAYHFPDTPYKDGYIRNPHTYLNPPNTESGVTYVVQGIYGYHHYMQDRIDDNGWGCAYRSLQTICSWFKHQGYTERSIPTHREIQQALVDASDKPATFVGSRQWIGSIEVQLVLNQLIGITSKILFVSQGSEMASQGRELANHFQNEGTPVMIGGGVLAHTILGVAWNEITGQIKFLILDPHYTGAEDLQVILEKGWCGWKGPDFWNKDAYYNLCLPQRPKIF; encoded by the exons ATGGATATACTCTTCAGAATAAGAGGAGACCTTGATCTAGCTTTTCAGCTAGCTGCTGCTAATG AAATGTTTATCAAGAAGGCACTAAAACATGTGTTGAGTGACCTGTCAACCAAGATTTCTTCAAATGCACTTGTGTTCAGAATTTCCCGCAGTCCAGTGTACATATGGCCTAACAGTGACATTAACACTATTCCAAGAGAACTGAATGAGAGTACTGCTTGTAAGAACATACTGCGCTTTATTCA atTTGGACAGGAAGAAGATACAAAACGAAAACTGatgagaaagaaagacagaaagctaCCAGACATG CATCAGATAGTAAATATAGATCTTATGCTGGAAATGTCAACCCCACTGGCAGCTGTAACCCCCATCATTGAAAGAGAAAGCGGAGGACACCACTATGTTAATATGACTTTACCAGTTGATGCAGTTTTATCTGTTGCTCCAGAAGAAACATGGGGAAA AGTTCGTAAATTTCTAGTAGATGCAATTCATAATCAACTAACTGATATggaaaagtgtattttaaaatatatgaaaggaaCATCTATTGTGGTCCCTGAACCACTGCACTTTTTATTACCAGGGAAGAAAAGTCTCATAACAATTTCCTACCCATCAGGAATTCCAGATGATCAACTGCAGCCCTATAGAAAG GAGTTGCATGATCTCTTCAATCTGCCTCATGACAGACCTTATTTCAAAAGGTCTAATGCTTATCATTTTCCAGATACGCCATACAAAGATGGTTACATTAGAAATCCACATACTTATCTTAATCCACCTAACACAGAGTCTGGTGTG ACATATGTGGTCCAGGGCATATATGGTTATCATCACTATATGCAGGATCGAATAGACGACAATGGCTGGGGCTGTGCTTACCGATCTCTGCAGACTATCTGCTCTTGGTTCAAACATCAGGGATACACAGAGAGATCCATTCCAACACACAGAGAAATTCAGCAG gcTCTAGTTGATGCCAGTGACAAACCAGCAACATTTGTCGGATCACGGCAATGGATTGGATCTATTGAGGTACAGCTGGTACTAAACCAATTAATTGGTATAACTTCAAAAATACTGTTTGTCAG CCAAGGTTCTGAAATGGCCTCTCAAGGAAGAGAACTGGCTAATCATTTCCAGAATGAAGGAACTCCAGTAATGATTG GGGGAGGAGTTTTGGCCCACACAATCTTAGGAGTTGCATGGAATGAGATTACAGGGCAGATAAAATTTCTGATTCTAGATCCACATTATACAGGCGCTGAAGATCTGCAAGTTATTTTGGAAAAG GGCTGGTGTGGATGGAAGGGCCCAGACTTTTGGAACAAGGATGCTTACTATAACTTATGTCTTCCTCAGCgaccaaagattttttaa
- the UFSP2 gene encoding ufm1-specific protease 2 isoform X2: protein MDILFRIRGDLDLAFQLAAANEMFIKKALKHVLSDLSTKISSNALVFRISRSPVYIWPNSDINTIPRELNESTACKNILRFIQFGQEEDTKRKLMRKKDRKLPDMHQIVNIDLMLEMSTPLAAVTPIIERESGGHHYVNMTLPVDAVLSVAPEETWGKVRKFLVDAIHNQLTDMEKCILKYMKGTSIVVPEPLHFLLPGKKSLITISYPSGIPDDQLQPYRKELHDLFNLPHDRPYFKRSNAYHFPDTPYKDGYIRNPHTYLNPPNTESGVTYVVQGIYGYHHYMQDRIDDNGWGCAYRSLQTICSWFKHQGYTERSIPTHREIQQALVDASDKPATFVGSRQWIGSIEVQLVLNQLIGITSKILFVSQGSEMASQGRELANHFQNEGTPVMIGGGVLAHTILGVAWNEITGQIKFLILDPHYTGAEDLQVILEKLYFCRTLQMQKTPCSDSAYKKP from the exons ATGGATATACTCTTCAGAATAAGAGGAGACCTTGATCTAGCTTTTCAGCTAGCTGCTGCTAATG AAATGTTTATCAAGAAGGCACTAAAACATGTGTTGAGTGACCTGTCAACCAAGATTTCTTCAAATGCACTTGTGTTCAGAATTTCCCGCAGTCCAGTGTACATATGGCCTAACAGTGACATTAACACTATTCCAAGAGAACTGAATGAGAGTACTGCTTGTAAGAACATACTGCGCTTTATTCA atTTGGACAGGAAGAAGATACAAAACGAAAACTGatgagaaagaaagacagaaagctaCCAGACATG CATCAGATAGTAAATATAGATCTTATGCTGGAAATGTCAACCCCACTGGCAGCTGTAACCCCCATCATTGAAAGAGAAAGCGGAGGACACCACTATGTTAATATGACTTTACCAGTTGATGCAGTTTTATCTGTTGCTCCAGAAGAAACATGGGGAAA AGTTCGTAAATTTCTAGTAGATGCAATTCATAATCAACTAACTGATATggaaaagtgtattttaaaatatatgaaaggaaCATCTATTGTGGTCCCTGAACCACTGCACTTTTTATTACCAGGGAAGAAAAGTCTCATAACAATTTCCTACCCATCAGGAATTCCAGATGATCAACTGCAGCCCTATAGAAAG GAGTTGCATGATCTCTTCAATCTGCCTCATGACAGACCTTATTTCAAAAGGTCTAATGCTTATCATTTTCCAGATACGCCATACAAAGATGGTTACATTAGAAATCCACATACTTATCTTAATCCACCTAACACAGAGTCTGGTGTG ACATATGTGGTCCAGGGCATATATGGTTATCATCACTATATGCAGGATCGAATAGACGACAATGGCTGGGGCTGTGCTTACCGATCTCTGCAGACTATCTGCTCTTGGTTCAAACATCAGGGATACACAGAGAGATCCATTCCAACACACAGAGAAATTCAGCAG gcTCTAGTTGATGCCAGTGACAAACCAGCAACATTTGTCGGATCACGGCAATGGATTGGATCTATTGAGGTACAGCTGGTACTAAACCAATTAATTGGTATAACTTCAAAAATACTGTTTGTCAG CCAAGGTTCTGAAATGGCCTCTCAAGGAAGAGAACTGGCTAATCATTTCCAGAATGAAGGAACTCCAGTAATGATTG GGGGAGGAGTTTTGGCCCACACAATCTTAGGAGTTGCATGGAATGAGATTACAGGGCAGATAAAATTTCTGATTCTAGATCCACATTATACAGGCGCTGAAGATCTGCAAGTTATTTTGGAAAAG TTGTATTTCTGTAGAACTTTGCAAATGCAGAAAACTCCTTGCTCTGATAGTGCATACAAGAAACCATGA